From the Haliaeetus albicilla chromosome 6, bHalAlb1.1, whole genome shotgun sequence genome, the window TGTAGGATCCCGATCCTTCCACTAGCAGTCACGGTGCTGGGTGTTTGAGATTCAAGGTGCTTGAGGTTGTGCTGGGTGATGACCCCTCAAACACCCGTGACTTCTGGGCTTCAGGCCAGCAGATGGACTTGCAAGGGTGGATCTTGGGGTGTGTCTGAAGCGATGTGAGCCTGGGCTTCTTAGACCTCCCAAAAGTAACAGCGCGGGTATCCCTCCAAATGGAGCTGTCCCCGTCTTAACCGTGAGCATCAACAGAACAGTTGTGTCAGGCACTCAAGGGTGCTTTAAAGAGGAGTGGATTTAGGGCGGGCCAAACAGATTTCCATATGGAGGAAGGAACAGCAGTAAGAATTTTGTGGAGAAATGACATGCCTCGGTGTGGTGACTGATGgtaactccttttttttttcctctctctgtcctACGTAGGATGAAGTGGATCCAAAgagacagaagacagaaaacgGTTCTTCAGCTTGAGTCCTCCCCTCCCATCTCCTCTGTTCCGTCCATCTCTCCTCCTCCATTCCAGCCTGTGCTTGCACTGTCCGTTAGCCTCTGGCTTCACACAATCTCAGATGAGGAAAGATTAGAAATGCTCTCAAACAGGGAAGACAGCAGTTTCCTCCTCACCCGAAGACCTAGCCCATCTGTGACATTCCCCAGCTGAAATTGTTCCAGTCCCCCACATCCCTTCAGCTGTGCCCCACTTAAAAATGATCCTCCTCCCTCAAGAATCTCATCGTTTTCCTGGGGCCCAGTACGTAAACTTGCCAGGCCCATGTGCCAGGCTTCTCACGTGGCAAgcacctctccttcccttttcacTCGCCCTCCTTTTTTTGTCACTAGTACGACTGAGATTCTTGACAGCTTCTGCTCCCCAGACTTGCTGTCAGATTGTCCTCCCTGAGTCCAGGAGGCTGCGGGCACAGATCTCATGGTGCGTTTTCCAGTCCTAGGCCTCCTCTCatctgctttcccactgaaccccgagagatgaagaaaaagaatattacaAGCAAATAATGGTTCTATTAAGCCACATACGGagacagaatttattttaagctttctttttttttttttggtcaagtTTACATGACAGCAAGCTGGCCCTCATGAATTTTTCAGAAGGGTTGTTTTTATATACAAACTTC encodes:
- the PTMS gene encoding parathymosin isoform X2, whose protein sequence is MELKRMRKRILMMWMKKKVVMRMKKETRMGKSRMVMQKNDLQRRKRMKWIQRDRRQKTVLQLESSPPISSVPSISPPPFQPVLALSVSLWLHTISDEERLEMLSNREDSSFLLTRRPSPSVTFPS